A portion of the Falco naumanni isolate bFalNau1 chromosome 9, bFalNau1.pat, whole genome shotgun sequence genome contains these proteins:
- the SFR1 gene encoding swi5-dependent recombination DNA repair protein 1 homolog isoform X2, whose protein sequence is MEETVLEKLPTLCHTPKDSGTPAPQRTSSGKQPMSAALRERLRKTRRSFNTNFAVAKRLKIDTEEKDCADADKGCLPKMSTDCSRLQDCSKNLERGLGGSAENSHVPQVDLRQQQLLEEKVRLMKQVQEKEELLRRLKLVKMYRSKNNLSELQALIAKWRSSTQRMLYELQSAFSADGKKVSLTQLIDSFGLEDQLLHYSRTEEDFVDA, encoded by the exons ATGGAAGAAACTGTGCTTGAGAAATTGCCAACTTTGTGCCATACTCCAAAGGATTCTGGGACACCAGCTCCCCAGCGGACTAGTTCAGGGAAACAG ccAATGAGTGCAGCTCTGAGGGAGCGATTAAGGAAAACAAGACGTTCATTTAATACTAATTTTGCAGTTGCAAAGCGACTCAAAAtagacactgaagaaaaagactGTGCTGATGCTGACAAAGGGTGCCTGCCAAAGATGAGTACAGATTGCTCCCGATTACAAGACTGTTCCAAAAAcctggaaaga GGTCTTGGGGGATCAGCAGAGAATTCTCATGTGCCACAGGTTGATCTTCGTCAGCAACAattactggaagaaaaagtaaggCTGATGAAACAAGTACAAGAGAAGGAAGAACTACTTCGAAGGCTCAAACTGGTTAAGATGTATCGATCTAAG AACAACCTGTCTGAACTGCAGGCTTTGATAGCGAAATGGAGAAGTAGTACCCAACGGATGCTGTATGAACTACAGTCAGCCTTTTCTGCAGACGGCAAGAAAGTGAGTCTCACTCAGCTGATAGATTCTTTTGGATTAGAAGACCAGTTACTGCACTACAGCAGAACAGAGGAAGATTTTGTAGATGCATAA
- the SFR1 gene encoding swi5-dependent recombination DNA repair protein 1 homolog isoform X1, whose protein sequence is MEETVLEKLPTLCHTPKDSGTPAPQRTSSGKQPMSAALRERLRKTRRSFNTNFAVAKRLKIDTEEKDCADADKGCLPKMSTDCSRLQDCSKNLERNSTGHACFKSPVQESGLGGSAENSHVPQVDLRQQQLLEEKVRLMKQVQEKEELLRRLKLVKMYRSKNNLSELQALIAKWRSSTQRMLYELQSAFSADGKKVSLTQLIDSFGLEDQLLHYSRTEEDFVDA, encoded by the exons ATGGAAGAAACTGTGCTTGAGAAATTGCCAACTTTGTGCCATACTCCAAAGGATTCTGGGACACCAGCTCCCCAGCGGACTAGTTCAGGGAAACAG ccAATGAGTGCAGCTCTGAGGGAGCGATTAAGGAAAACAAGACGTTCATTTAATACTAATTTTGCAGTTGCAAAGCGACTCAAAAtagacactgaagaaaaagactGTGCTGATGCTGACAAAGGGTGCCTGCCAAAGATGAGTACAGATTGCTCCCGATTACAAGACTGTTCCAAAAAcctggaaagaaacagcactgGACATGCATGTTTCAAAAGTCCTGTACAGGAAAGTGGTCTTGGGGGATCAGCAGAGAATTCTCATGTGCCACAGGTTGATCTTCGTCAGCAACAattactggaagaaaaagtaaggCTGATGAAACAAGTACAAGAGAAGGAAGAACTACTTCGAAGGCTCAAACTGGTTAAGATGTATCGATCTAAG AACAACCTGTCTGAACTGCAGGCTTTGATAGCGAAATGGAGAAGTAGTACCCAACGGATGCTGTATGAACTACAGTCAGCCTTTTCTGCAGACGGCAAGAAAGTGAGTCTCACTCAGCTGATAGATTCTTTTGGATTAGAAGACCAGTTACTGCACTACAGCAGAACAGAGGAAGATTTTGTAGATGCATAA